One genomic segment of Leishmania mexicana MHOM/GT/2001/U1103 complete genome, chromosome 2 includes these proteins:
- a CDS encoding exportin T (tRNA exportin)-like protein, translated as MLPCTENFSEALQLTYNVDLSVSYNARLEAERYLMHLRESAEGLKLSFHIISNEAVDELRCFWAFNTVMYHLPMLAATADAEQAHELYHTLFSFIRRYLFASPAVTPIDYIANKHAQVMVAGLQLFYPARWQSIFDDLFEMLNSRPTSQHLPTADLVTTYVLRIFECIDERVVCVRDRQERGKQQQARDMELKDAMREGVLPRAADMWYNLLLSDARVRNPDMAKLCLSVMQTYIEWADVNLFMTENWIRLLYFLLTVPPLRVAACECLLSLVEKKQLTGIKMRSLRTLNVVDSVPRMMSLLELPPPSEAALFFIEAVAKFAVAVAGQFLSLLDTCASLAQQQPATRSAATVEVSGVVLHDEPFTVTADLLDGLAGALHAVVGQVILVLQLNLFDVRDALLPFLQVYLKSAYLLESEAVELLATLFHQTRIPGVAYDEGRIWDDAVIDQRKALHNLLRLLHRRRPDLVMAHLYSLLLTGLIRLSEGGGVARASTATDDADFTDPEVLEAALRYLYEIGESLRLENLKDPNDNITQLLQRVLTTEAVVSGEATCVHLAFFEVLGRYYLFFTYHPEFIPLLLQRLLLQPCGVMSHSDRVRARTCYLFGYLLQLLKSQLGTYAADMVNALHSIVTTAPQLQPGDRRELYEAIGVLLSICSEEASPAPDGSSSEALRLLTASVSMDDYSATVVSSAVLAEAAPLLGRKAELMHTVVGSALHSLQQASASCAGMNGGAAGSSGHAPARCVAAAEHTVADVISFLSALAKGLGSTESSSDAGSTAGSGASNGSTSSPNGSVPEQWLRGTNPNTSGAAGDGPLAACSASLDAPLSTSSAMSATGLLVAQMFLHVTQRVMEVANQMAGSAAVRDAVGQFFHQLINTLPYEMLRPYIEEYVTVCLNWMEAVPELSKLLRLMFQYANKAGSRGVLSVARLTSLLWHRLCAVGELSEVSPVVCMGVVSESARERVNVYKQFFTFLFSVSTWGCVAAFALMPSACWMSILRQLCYALTLPTGLELPKSALQVLEKLTQELTDPVVAQAVTQYRSATDVVDAATAQRNQQAFNECLLQEALPTAFGALTDPSFDLDDAKNFLLLGEVLQLFRVLVARYGEPAMQVLYERVAPYVGEATAMECCTVIRDQPRVNAALKVKMKQLLSRVHESQRRTSANPMT; from the coding sequence ATGTTGCCGTGCACGGAGAACTTttcggaggcgctgcagctcacgTACAACGTTGACCTGAGTGTGTCGTATAATGCCCGgctcgaggcggagcgcTACCTGATGCATCTCCGTGAGAGCGCGGAGGGGCTGAAGCTGAGTTTTCATATCATCAGCAATGAGGCGGTGGACGAGCTGCGATGTTTCTGGGCCTTCAACACGGTTATGTACCACCTCCCGATGCTGGCGGCCACGGCGGACGCCGAGCAAGCGCACGAGCTTTACCACACGCTCTTTTCTTTCATTCGCCGGTACCTCTTCGCGTCCCCAGCGGTGACGCCGATCGACTACATTGCCAACAAGCACGCGcaggtgatggtggcgggGCTGCAGCTGTTCTACCCAGCGCGCTGGCAGTCGATTTTCGACGATCTGTTTGAGATGCTCAACAGCCGCCCGACGAGCCAGCACCTCCCCACCGCCGATCTTGTGACCACCTACGTGTTGCGCATCTTTGAGTGCATTGATGAGCGtgttgtctgtgtgcgtgatCGACAGGAGCgcggcaagcagcagcaggcccgCGACATGGAGTTGAAGGACGCGATGCGTGAGGGAGTCCTTCCGAGGGCAGCGGATATGTGGTACAATCTACTCCTCAGCGACGCCCGTGTGCGCAACCCCGACATGGCAAAGCTGTGTCTCAGCGTGATGCAGACGTACATCGAGTGGGCCGACGTAAACCTCTTCATGACGGAGAACTGGATCCGTCTCCTGTACTTCCTCCTCACTGTGCCGCCCTTGCGGGTGGCAGCCTGTGAGTGCCTGTTATCGCTGGTGGAGAAGAAGCAGCTGACTGGGATAAAGATGAGGTCCCTTCGCACCCTGAACGTCGTCGACTCGGTGCCGCGCATGATGTCGCTGCTCGAACTCCCGCCACCctcggaggcggcgcttTTCTTCATCGAAGCAGTCGCCAAGTtcgccgtggccgtggccggCCAGTTTCTTTCCCTGCTTGACACTTGCGCGTCGcttgcccagcagcagccggccaCCCGCTCGGCTGCCACGGTTGAGGTGAgtggtgtggtgctgcaTGACGAACCCTTCACCGTCACAGCTGACCTTCTCGACGGGCTCGCCGGTGCGTTGCATGCCGTTGTGGGGCAGGTGATTCTAGTGCTACAGCTGAACCTGTTCGACGTGCGCGACGCCCTACTGCCCTTTCTGCAGGTCTATCTCAAGAGTGCGTACCTGCTGGAGTCCGAGGCCGTGGAGCTGCTCGCGACGCTATTCCACCAAACACGGATCCCCGGCGTGGCCTACGACGAGGGTCGCATCTGGGACGACGCGGTCATTGACCAGCGGAAGGCGCTGCATAacctgctgcggctgctgcaccgccgtcggccTGACCTCGTCATGGCACATCTTTACAGTCTTCTCTTGACCGGGCTCATTCGGCtgagcgagggcggcggcgtagCCAGGGCGTCCACAGCGACCGATGACGCGGACTTCACGGATCccgaggtgctggaggcggcgctgcggtaCCTCTACGAGATTGGCGAGTCTCTCCGTCTTGAGAACCTCAAAGACCCCAACGACAAcatcacgcagctgctgcagcgtgtcTTGACGACAGAGGCGGTGGTCAGTGGCGAGGCCACCTGTGTGCACCTGGCCTTCTTTGAAGTGCTAGGTCGCTACTACCTCTTCTTCACGTACCACCCGGAGTTcatcccgctgctgcttcagcgaCTACTCCTGCAGCCGTGCGGCGTGATGAGTCACAGCGACCGTGTACGGGCCCGCACCTGCTACTTGTTCGGCTACCTtttgcagctgctgaagagcCAACTCGGCACCTACGCAGCGGACATGGTCAACGCACTGCACAGCATCGTCACGaccgcgccgcagctgcagcccgGCGATCGTCGCGAACTCTACGAGGCGATCGGGGTCCTGCTCAGTATCTGTAGTGAGGAGGCGAGCCCCGCTCCAGACGGCAGCTCGTCAGAGGCTTTGCGGCTGCTCACTGCCTCGGTCAGCATGGACGACTACAGTGCTACGGTGGTGTCCAGTGCCGTTCTagcagaggcggcgccgctgctgggtCGCAAGGCAGAACTCATGCACACCGTCGTGGGCTCAGCGCTGCACTCCCTCCAGCaggccagcgcctcctgTGCTGGCATgaacggcggcgcggcagggTCTAGCGGTCATGCTCCCGCTCGGTgtgtcgcggcggcggagcatACCGTGGCGGATGTCATTTCCTTCCTGAGCGCTCTAGCGAAGGGACTGGGTAGcacggagagcagcagcgacgcagggTCGACAGCGGGGAGTGGCGCGAGCAACGGATCGACGTCGTCTCCGAATGGTTCCGTGCCTGAGCAGTGGCTCAGAGGCACCAACCCCAATACGTCCGGCGCAGCCGGCGATGGGCCGCTCGCCGCGTGCAGTGCGTCGTTGGATGCCCCACTGAGCACCTCATCGGCGATGTCAGCGACAGGCTTGCTCGTTGCGCAGATGTTTCTGCACGTGACGCAGCGGGTGATGGAGGTGGCGAACCAGATGgctggcagcgccgcggtgcgcgaCGCCGTAGGGCAGTTTTTCCATCAACTCATCAACACGCTGCCATACGAGATGCTGCGGCCGTACATTGAGGAGTACGTCACGGTCTGCCTCAACTGGATGGAGGCTGTGCCGGAGCTGTcgaagctgctgcggctcatGTTTCAATACGCGAACAAagccggcagccgcggcgtgcTCTCCGTTGCGCGGCTTAcctcgctgctgtggcaCCGACTTTGTGCGGTTGGTGAGCTGAGTGAGGTGTCGCCGGTGGTGTGCATGGGCGTGGTGAGCGAGAGCGCACGTGAGCGGGTCAACGTGTACAAGCAGTTCTTCACGTTTTTGTTCAGCGTCTCCACGTGGGGCTGCGTGGCCGCCTTTGCGCTCATGCCGTCTGCGTGCTGGATGTCCATTCTGCGGCAGCTGTGCTACGCGCTGACGTTGCCGACCGGGCTGGAGCTGCCCAAGTCGGCGCTGCAGGTACTGGAGAAGCTCACACAGGAGTTGACAGATCCCGTTGTCGCTCAGGCGGTAACACAATACAGAAGTGCCACCGATGTGGTGGatgctgcgacggcgcagaggaaCCAGCAGGCCTTCAACGAGTGCCTCTTGCAGGAGGCCCTGCCCACAGCCTTCGGCGCACTGACCGACCCCTCCTTCGACCTCGACGACGCCAAGAAttttctgctgctgggcgAGGTACTGCAGCTTTTCCGCGTGTTGGTGGCGCGGTACGGTGAGCCAGCAATGCAGGTGTTGTATGAGCGCGTGGCGCCGTATGTGGGCGAGGCGACAGCGATGGAGTGTTGTACCGTGATACGGGATCAACCACGCGTGAACGCGGCGCTGAAGGTAAAgatgaagcagctgctgagTCGTGTGCATGAGTCTCAACGTCGAACGTCAGCAAACCCCATGACGTGA